One region of Vitis vinifera cultivar Pinot Noir 40024 chromosome 1, ASM3070453v1 genomic DNA includes:
- the LOC100250931 gene encoding annexin D5 — MSSVTVPPVLTSPRDDAIQLYRAFKGLGCDTAAVVHILAHRDVTQRGLIQQEYRAMYSEDLVKRLSSELSGNVKRAVLLWVQDPAGRDASIVRQALSGNVVDLKAATEVICSRTPSQIQHFKQLYFAMFGVYLEQDIEYQASGDHKKLLLAYVTVPRYEGPEVDRAMVEKDAKALYKAGEKKLGTDENTFIRIFSEKSRAHLAAVSTAYHSVYGNSLQKAVKSETSGHFEFALLTILQSAENSGKYFAKVLHKAMKGLGTDDTTLTRIIVTRAEIDLQYIKQEYRKKYGKTLNDAVHSETSGHYKAFLLALLGPNH; from the exons ATGTCTTCAGTGACAGTGCCACCCGTCTTGACCTCGCCTCGCGATGACGCTATTCAGCTCTACCGGGCTTTCAAGG GGTTAGGATGTGACACTGCAGCTGTTGTCCATATTCTTGCACACCGGGATGTTACACAACGCGGTCTCATCCAACAAGAATATAGAGCCATGTATTCTGAGGACCTGGTTAAACGTTTGTCTTCAGAGCTTAGTGGGAATGTCAAG AGAGCAGTGTTACTCTGGGTACAAGATCCTGCAGGACGGGATGCTTCCATAGTGAGGCAAGCATTAAGTGGAAATGTGGTTGATCTCAAAGCTGCTACTGAAGTAATATGTTCCCGCACACCATCCCAGATACAACATTTTAAACAACTGTATTTTGCAATGTTTGGTGTTTACCTTGAGCAAGATATCGAATATCAAGCATCTGGCGATCATAAAAAG TTGCTACTTGCATATGTAACAGTGCCACGCTATGAAGGCCCAGAAGTTGATAGAGCAATGGTCGAGAAGGATGCCAAAGCTCTCTATAAAGCTGGGGAGAAGAAATTGGGAACTGATGAGAATACTTTCATACGTATTTTTTCTGAAAAAAGCAGGGCTCATTTAGCTGCTGTTAGTACTGCTTACCACAGTGTATATGGTAACTCATTGCAAAAG GCAGTAAAAAGTGAAACATCTGGGCATTTTGAGTTTGCCCTTTTGACTATCTTACAGTCTGCTGAGAATTCTGGGAAGTACTTTGCAAAG GTACTGCACAAGGCGATGAAGGGCCTGGGAACAGATGACACTACACTAACCAGGATAATTGTGACAAGAGCCGAGATTGATCTACAGTACATAAAGCAAGAGTACAGAAAGAAATATGGGAAGACATTAAATGATGCTGTTCATTCAGAGACTTCAGGGCATTACAAGGCGTTTCTTCTTGCTCTCTTGGGCCCCAACCATTAG